The following proteins are co-located in the Corynebacterium aquilae DSM 44791 genome:
- a CDS encoding DUF3068 domain-containing protein has product MLPRSRLAPIALVGLGALLLSVGFVLPMFFPADNRLPADLHGWTYRLTDPHAQVGDEQQGVYRQVHVDFTPSDDDEVLARVGSATMRMGDGPELERLLDAEVVSFRMDRLSGEAVGSATWATDLASPPRQQGMGGLWLKFPADTQPRSYGVFDPVTHQAILARFVGEDNVNGRRVYSFVQTVPNTVVVAPPEKEPSSGLGPRPEVLLDPAGDAVQGVIASGAPVERYQATRELEVDAATGVIVDMRVRANNWLEMPDGSRQPLLAFQGGFSDEDREAMWDVVRRFPSTTVIDDSSIVLLVLGSLSLVVGAATTVVGLRRPRWGRRG; this is encoded by the coding sequence ATGCTTCCCCGCTCGCGGCTTGCGCCGATTGCTTTGGTTGGTCTGGGTGCTTTGTTGCTCAGTGTTGGTTTTGTGCTGCCGATGTTTTTTCCGGCGGATAATCGTTTGCCTGCCGATCTGCATGGGTGGACGTATCGCTTGACGGATCCTCATGCCCAGGTGGGGGATGAGCAGCAGGGGGTGTACCGGCAGGTGCATGTGGATTTCACGCCCTCGGATGATGATGAGGTGTTGGCGCGGGTGGGGTCGGCGACGATGCGGATGGGCGATGGTCCGGAGTTGGAGCGGTTGTTGGATGCGGAGGTGGTGTCGTTTCGGATGGATCGTTTGTCGGGGGAGGCGGTTGGTTCGGCGACGTGGGCGACGGATTTGGCCTCACCGCCGCGGCAGCAGGGTATGGGGGGTTTGTGGTTGAAGTTTCCGGCGGATACCCAGCCGCGTTCTTATGGGGTGTTTGATCCGGTGACCCATCAGGCGATCTTGGCGCGTTTTGTGGGGGAGGACAATGTGAATGGGCGTCGGGTGTATTCGTTTGTGCAGACGGTGCCGAATACGGTGGTGGTGGCGCCGCCGGAAAAGGAGCCGTCGAGTGGTTTGGGGCCGCGCCCGGAGGTGTTGTTGGATCCTGCCGGCGATGCGGTGCAGGGAGTGATTGCTTCTGGCGCGCCGGTGGAGCGCTATCAGGCGACGCGCGAGCTGGAGGTGGACGCGGCTACTGGGGTGATTGTGGATATGCGGGTGCGCGCAAACAATTGGTTAGAGATGCCTGATGGTTCGCGGCAGCCGTTGTTGGCGTTCCAGGGTGGTTTTAGTGATGAGGATCGGGAGGCGATGTGGGATGTGGTGCGTCGTTTCCCGAGCACGACGGTGATTGATGATTCTTCGATCGTGCTGTTGGTTTTGGGTTCGTTGTCGCTGGTGGTGGGGGCGGCGACGACGGTGGTGGGGTTGCGTCGCCCGCGTTGGGGGCGCCGTGGGTGA
- a CDS encoding bifunctional alpha/beta hydrolase/OsmC family protein, protein MATTTVEIPTRDGNTLAAYLELPDTAPTSWAVFAHCFACSAKSPAATRISRRLAQHGFGVLRFDFAGLGGSEGDFKDTTFHTNRTNLQDAISWLGKNHGQPELLIGHSLGGAAALATAGSVEGLKAVVSIAAPYEPGHVTKLFADDIQTIRDNGESDVKIGGKTVTISQDFLDDICGTPQKQRIENLPVPVLVMHSPIDELVDIHNAQGIYRAAPMPKSFIALDDADHLLTKRGHAAYAADVIATWASRYIEIPEDEDNEIDHPTDGVTAIMEDASDFATTIATSTHSFILDEPTSVPGAKDLGPNPFDMMLAGLAGCTSMTMRMYARRKGFELGDTRVNVTVDTKPGNTTFTRTITFADHLDDAQREKLLTIADKCPVHKAMEAHVEIDTIAD, encoded by the coding sequence ATGGCAACCACAACCGTTGAAATCCCCACTCGTGACGGCAACACCCTCGCCGCCTACCTCGAACTCCCCGACACCGCCCCCACCAGCTGGGCGGTCTTCGCGCACTGCTTCGCCTGCTCCGCCAAATCCCCCGCCGCCACCCGCATCAGCCGCCGGCTGGCCCAACACGGCTTCGGAGTCTTGCGCTTCGACTTCGCAGGACTCGGTGGATCCGAAGGGGACTTCAAAGACACCACCTTCCACACCAACCGCACAAACCTCCAAGACGCCATCTCCTGGCTAGGAAAAAACCACGGCCAACCCGAATTACTCATCGGCCACTCCCTCGGCGGGGCCGCAGCCCTGGCCACCGCCGGCAGCGTCGAAGGCCTCAAAGCCGTAGTCTCCATCGCAGCCCCCTACGAACCAGGCCACGTCACCAAACTGTTCGCCGACGACATCCAAACCATCCGCGACAACGGCGAATCCGACGTCAAGATCGGCGGCAAAACCGTCACCATCTCCCAGGACTTCCTCGACGACATCTGCGGCACCCCTCAAAAGCAACGCATCGAGAACCTCCCCGTTCCGGTTCTGGTCATGCACTCCCCCATCGACGAACTCGTCGACATCCACAACGCCCAAGGCATCTACCGCGCTGCCCCCATGCCCAAGAGCTTCATCGCTCTCGACGACGCCGACCACCTACTCACCAAGCGTGGCCACGCCGCCTACGCCGCAGACGTCATCGCAACGTGGGCCAGCCGCTACATCGAAATCCCCGAAGACGAAGACAACGAGATCGACCACCCCACCGATGGAGTCACCGCCATCATGGAGGACGCCTCCGACTTCGCCACCACCATTGCCACCAGCACCCACAGCTTCATACTCGACGAGCCCACCAGTGTGCCCGGCGCCAAGGATCTAGGTCCCAACCCCTTTGACATGATGCTCGCCGGACTGGCCGGATGTACCTCCATGACGATGCGCATGTACGCCCGCCGCAAGGGATTCGAACTCGGCGACACCCGAGTCAACGTCACCGTGGATACCAAGCCGGGCAACACCACCTTCACCCGCACTATCACCTTCGCAGATCACCTTGACGATGCGCAGCGCGAAAAGCTGCTCACCATCGCCGACAAGTGCCCCGTCCACAAGGCCATGGAAGCCCACGTGGAGATCGACACTATCGCCGACTAG
- a CDS encoding ABC transporter substrate-binding protein produces MRKILALLSAAALALSGCSTTNTDTSGTTTGDTNGDTTHWPLTIGEVTIDKAPTKIVSLSPTATEDLFAVGAGDLIVAADSYSTYPPQAPTTELSGFQPSAEEVLTFKPDLVVTSTPNPDFEKALNTVGVPVIVMPAADTIADAYTQIEQLGALTNHVADAAAVVADTQTRIDKATATAGEKGNGLKYYHEVDPTFYTITDHTFLGNVYSLFGMTSIAPADGSDYPQLSPEAIIAANPDIIFLADSEGAGGVTAADVAARPGWNTIPAVTNHAIYPLNVDIASRWSPRIADLVEAIAHDLTTLPATATAH; encoded by the coding sequence ATGCGTAAAATCCTCGCCCTGCTCAGCGCCGCCGCCCTCGCCCTCAGCGGCTGCAGCACCACCAACACCGACACCAGCGGCACCACCACCGGCGACACCAACGGTGACACCACCCACTGGCCCCTGACCATCGGGGAAGTCACCATCGACAAAGCCCCCACCAAAATCGTCTCCCTATCCCCCACCGCCACCGAAGACCTCTTCGCCGTCGGCGCCGGCGACCTCATCGTCGCCGCCGACAGCTACTCCACCTACCCACCCCAAGCACCCACCACCGAACTCTCCGGCTTCCAACCCTCCGCCGAAGAAGTCCTCACCTTCAAACCCGACCTCGTCGTCACCTCCACCCCCAACCCAGACTTCGAAAAAGCCCTCAACACCGTCGGCGTACCCGTGATCGTCATGCCCGCCGCCGACACCATCGCCGACGCCTACACCCAAATCGAACAACTCGGCGCCCTGACCAACCACGTCGCCGACGCCGCCGCCGTCGTCGCCGACACCCAAACCCGCATCGACAAAGCCACCGCCACCGCGGGTGAAAAAGGCAACGGCCTGAAGTACTACCACGAGGTCGACCCCACCTTCTACACCATCACCGACCACACCTTCCTCGGCAACGTCTACAGCCTGTTCGGCATGACCTCCATCGCCCCCGCCGACGGCAGCGACTACCCGCAACTCAGCCCCGAAGCCATCATCGCCGCCAACCCCGACATCATCTTCCTCGCCGACAGTGAAGGCGCCGGCGGAGTCACCGCCGCAGACGTCGCCGCCCGGCCCGGCTGGAACACCATCCCCGCCGTCACCAACCACGCCATCTACCCCCTCAACGTCGACATCGCATCCCGCTGGAGCCCCCGCATCGCCGACCTGGTCGAAGCCATCGCCCACGACCTCACCACCCTGCCCGCCACCGCCACCGCCCACTAA
- a CDS encoding FecCD family ABC transporter permease, with amino-acid sequence MRTTIHLGIATVLLIVAMWISAATGAYPIHLHDLTSLDWDNQALVVFTQLRLPRIILGALVGAALAAAGTTYQGCLNNPLADPYLLGISSGAGLAVTILAALGGAGALGAATPAAFIGALIAVGLTLIVSRGIGHNTNPATIILAGVATGSLFGAAQTYLQQANADTLKSVYSWMLGHLLTSGWNNIALAAAPILISIAIMSGGGKLLNLLAVGDEEATSLGVNPAHIRAALLAAATLATATAVAHSGLIGFVGIIIPHAIRRAITTDYRLLIPLSAIYGATFLVATDVLARTLLSPAELPIGVITAFIGAPFFMLLLARKNT; translated from the coding sequence ATGCGCACAACCATCCACCTCGGCATCGCCACGGTGCTCCTCATCGTGGCGATGTGGATCTCCGCCGCCACCGGCGCCTACCCCATCCACCTCCACGACCTGACAAGCCTGGACTGGGACAACCAAGCCCTGGTGGTGTTCACCCAACTGCGCCTCCCCCGCATCATCCTCGGCGCCCTCGTCGGCGCCGCCCTCGCCGCCGCCGGCACCACCTACCAAGGCTGCCTCAACAACCCACTAGCCGACCCCTACCTCCTCGGCATCTCCAGCGGCGCAGGACTCGCCGTCACCATCCTCGCCGCCCTCGGCGGCGCCGGCGCCCTCGGGGCCGCCACCCCCGCAGCATTTATCGGCGCCCTCATCGCCGTCGGCCTCACCCTCATCGTCAGCCGCGGCATCGGGCACAACACCAACCCCGCCACCATCATCCTCGCCGGCGTCGCCACCGGCTCCCTGTTCGGCGCCGCCCAAACCTACCTCCAACAAGCCAACGCCGACACCCTCAAATCCGTCTACTCCTGGATGCTCGGCCACCTACTCACCTCCGGGTGGAACAACATCGCCCTGGCCGCCGCCCCCATCCTCATCTCCATCGCCATCATGAGCGGCGGCGGAAAACTACTCAACCTCCTCGCCGTCGGCGACGAAGAAGCCACCAGCCTCGGCGTCAACCCCGCCCACATCCGCGCCGCCCTACTAGCCGCCGCCACCCTAGCCACCGCCACCGCCGTAGCCCACAGCGGACTCATCGGCTTCGTCGGCATCATCATCCCCCACGCCATCCGCCGCGCCATCACCACCGACTACCGGCTACTCATCCCCCTATCCGCCATCTATGGGGCCACCTTCCTCGTCGCCACCGACGTGCTCGCCCGCACCCTCCTATCCCCCGCGGAACTGCCCATCGGCGTCATCACCGCCTTCATCGGCGCCCCCTTCTTCATGCTGCTCCTCGCCAGGAAAAACACATGA
- a CDS encoding ABC transporter ATP-binding protein — protein sequence MITTRNLATRHLTGINLDIPTGSWHMLIGPNGAGKTTLLKALAGLIPSTGELTVGDIDPRQAKRAKTAQSIALCPQRPQLPDGMSVRDYVLLGRTPHLKLLANPSHTDHRIVDDILHQLGLNTLATKNITHISGGELQRATLGRALATQAPVLLLDEPTSALDIGKAQQALSLIDDIRTTTGITVVAAIHDLTLAGQYGDHVWLIDNGEITNHGPAHTTLTAQQIKQTYDAHTTVVTTPEFAIIPTRHHNQH from the coding sequence ATGATCACCACCCGCAACCTCGCCACCCGACACCTCACAGGCATCAACCTCGACATCCCCACGGGCAGCTGGCACATGCTCATAGGGCCCAACGGCGCCGGCAAAACCACCCTGCTCAAAGCACTAGCCGGACTCATCCCCTCCACCGGCGAACTCACCGTCGGCGATATCGACCCACGCCAAGCCAAACGCGCCAAAACCGCACAATCCATCGCCCTGTGCCCACAACGCCCCCAACTGCCCGACGGAATGAGCGTGCGCGACTACGTCCTCCTCGGACGCACCCCACACCTCAAACTCCTCGCCAACCCCAGCCACACCGACCACCGCATCGTCGACGACATCCTCCACCAACTCGGCCTTAACACACTGGCCACCAAAAACATCACCCACATATCCGGCGGGGAACTCCAACGCGCCACCCTCGGCCGGGCACTAGCCACCCAAGCACCCGTACTACTACTCGACGAGCCCACCAGCGCCCTCGACATCGGCAAAGCCCAACAAGCACTCAGCCTCATCGACGACATCCGCACCACCACGGGCATCACCGTCGTCGCCGCCATTCACGACCTCACCCTCGCCGGACAATACGGCGACCACGTATGGCTCATCGACAACGGAGAAATCACCAACCACGGCCCCGCCCACACCACACTGACCGCACAACAAATCAAACAAACCTACGACGCACACACCACCGTGGTGACCACCCCAGAATTCGCCATCATCCCCACCCGCCACCACAACCAGCACTAA